One genomic segment of Komagataella phaffii GS115 chromosome 4, complete sequence includes these proteins:
- a CDS encoding Putative nucleolar DEAD box RNA helicase: protein MARNQKISTQERRNLREKHQQAQKDRQEKLAQLDPKEYTKFTKFSELPLSRQTLIGLRGAHFIEMTGIQKEAIPPALQGQDILGAAKTGSGKTLAFLIPLIEMLLREDWNEFDGVGALIISPTRELAMQIYEVLLNIGKHSSFSCGLVIGGKDFKYESERIGKINVLIGTPGRLLQHMDQSANLNINNLQMLILDEADRILDMGFKKTLDSIISSIPPQRQTLLFSATQTKSVQDLARLSLTNPKYINSSSDLDLATPDSLEQSYIVVPLNEKINTLWSFIKTHLKSKILVFLSSSKQVHFLYEAFRKLQPGISLMKLHGRQKQTARIETTVKFSHAQHCCLFATDVVARGLDFPAIDWVVQLDCPEDASTYIHRVGRCARAGKEGKSLLILTPSEEEAFVRRLEAKNIKNISKLNVRGAKKKTIEPQMQALCFKSPELKYLGQKAFIAYFKSVFIQKDKEVFQVQKLPVEEYAKSLGLPGAPKIKLLEKSAKAMTEEQLSKLKERKNASRQLLTLSKLDENGEEKPEDKKKVRTKYDKMFERQNQNVLSEHYRNLNAEQDDEEEDFISVKRTDHDLTENVPELDNLPTSKRAAKKALSKKAMSKAGANPKKLVFDDDGKAHEIYELAGEEEFHEQGDALDQKTKFIQQESTVMAEADSEDKVVAKEKKVEKKRRRQDIERKAKEESDLSEEDDEEDEDEEELPDIARDYDSDSSGDDEPDRKKTKKWFENDRGINGTDFNTKVIELEKPDTIDDMEALAEQLLHG from the coding sequence ATGGCAAGGAATCAAAAAATCTCAACACAAGAACGAAGAAACTTGCGTGAGAAGCATCAGCAAGCTCAAAAAGACCGTCAAGAGAAGCTTGCCCAGCTTGATCCGAAAGAATACACCAAATTTACAAAGTTTTCTGAGCTTCCTCTATCCAGACAAACGCTAATAGGATTAAGAGGAGCCCACTTCATAGAAATGACAGGGATACAGAAAGAAGCTATTCCACCAGCTCTCCAAGGGCAAGATATTTTAGGAGCTGCCAAAACGGGATCAGGCAAAACCTTGGCCTTCTTGATTCCCCTGATAGAAATGTTACTGAGAGAAGATTGGAATGAATTTGATGGTGTCGGAGCACTAATTATATCTCCCACTAGAGAGTTGGCTATGCAGATCTATGAAGTTCTCCTAAATATTGGTAAGCATAGCAGTTTTTCATGTGGTCTAGTCATAGGGGGCAAAGACTTCAAGTATGAGTCCGAAAGAATCGGAAAGATTAATGTACTCATTGGAACACCAGGGAGATTATTGCAGCATATGGACCAATCAGCCAAtttgaatatcaacaacttACAAATGCTAATTTTGGATGAAGCTGATAGAATCCTAGACATGGGTTTCAAGAAAACCCTGGATAGCATCATTTCCAGCATTCCTCCGCAAAGACAAACGTTATTGTTTTCGGCCACCCAAACAAAATCGGTCCAAGATTTGGCCCGTTTATCGTTAACTAACCCGAAATACATAAACAGTTCCTCGGATCTTGATCTGGCAACTCCAGATTCCTTGGAGCAGTCCTATATCGTTGTTCCCctcaatgaaaaaataaacaCATTATGGTCATTCATCAAAACTCACCTCAAATCGAAAATTTTGGTCTTCTtatcatcttccaaacaaGTGCATTTCCTCTATGAGGCATTCAGGAAATTGCAACCGGGTATatctttgatgaagttgCACGGCAGACAGAAGCAAACGGCAAGAATCGAAACCACAGTCAAATTTTCTCACGCACAACATTGTTGTCTGTTTGCAACGGATGTGGTTGCCCGGGGTTTAGATTTCCCAGCCATTGACTGGGTTGTGCAACTTGACTGCCCGGAGGATGCTTCAACATATATTCACAGGGTTGGTAGATGTGCCAGAGCTGGAAAAGAGGGGAAATCATTGTTAATACTAACTCCTtctgaggaagaagctTTTGTGCGGAGACTGGAAGCtaaaaacatcaaaaatatCTCCAAATTGAATGTAAGAGGtgcaaagaaaaagacgATTGAGCCTCAAATGCAAGCGTTAtgtttcaaatctccagaATTAAAGTACTTGGGCCAGAAAGCTTTTATTGCTTATTTCAAATCAGTTTTTATACaaaaagacaaagaagtatttcaagttcaaaagTTGCCGGTTGAAGAGTATGCCAAATCTCTTGGACTTCCAGGTGCTCCGAAGATCAAACTGCTGGAGAAGTCCGCCAAAGCCATGACTGAGGAGCAACTATCCAAGTTAAAAGAACGAAAGAACGCATCCAGGCAATTACTTACCCTCTCAAAACTTGATGAgaatggagaagaaaaacctgaagacaagaagaaggttAGAACAAAATATGATAAAATGTTTGAAAGACAGAATCAAAATGTGCTTTCGGAGCACTATAGAAATTTGAATGCAGAACAggatgatgaggaagaagactTTATCTCTGTCAAAAGGACCGATCACGACTTGACAGAGAACGTCCCTGAACTTGACAACCTTCCAACTTCTAAGAGGGCTGCTAAAAAGGCTTTGTCTAAAAAGGCTATGTCAAAGGCTGGTGCCAACCCCAAGAAATTGGTGTTTGATGACGACGGTAAAGCGCATGAAATATACGAGCTAGCAGGAGAGGAAGAGTTCCATGAACAAGGTGATGCGCTGGATCAAAAGACCAAGTTTATTCAGCAAGAGTCCACAGTTATGGCTGAAGCTGACTCTGAAGATAAGGTGGttgcaaaggagaaaaaagtcgaaaaaaagagaagaagacaaGACATTGAACgaaaagccaaagaagagTCTGATCTGtctgaggaagatgatgaagaagacgaagatgaagaagaacttcCAGACATTGCTAGGGACTATGACAGCGACAGTAGTGGGGACGATGAGCCAGACCGTAAGAAGACTAAAAAATGGTTCGAGAATGACAGAGGCATCAATGGAACTGATTTTAACACTAAGGTGATTGAGTTGGAGAAGCCTGATACTATTGATGACATGGAAGCTTTGGCTGAACAATTGCTTCATGGATAA
- a CDS encoding Protein with carboxyl methyl esterase activity: MTDGNLISDLMRKNLLESLNSGSDHEDEVEEEEEETDAVGELNHKEWSGSNAKDCDSRFNVANGFEESPYQLKEWTAQTYYQPFQSESVKPVIFIAHHGAGSSGLTFTLLAKELVSISKDSQINSGDELDIPGFFCFDMRGHGQSKFVETVESKDYSIQTLCVDFISILNEFFARNEFDTVKCRPSIFFIGHSLGGSILTKILKEDMIENQFIKDCIKGLVLLDIVEEIAVKALDGMQGYIDHRPKSFASLSDALQWHLDSGLLHNEESGLISIPFLFSKRETEGSPVYEWVTDLKSTKPYWKGWFTGLSNGFITISSRIAKMLVLSNHENLDKYLTIGQMQGKFQLVVFRNQQNSQFGHFIHEDIPNKVAYSILDFVDRNDFTRPKSVLHHDEGTSQRELIQKLNAKWGVKN, encoded by the coding sequence ATGACGGATGGGAATCTAATTTCTGACTTGATGCGGAAAAATCTCTTGGAGTCACTCAATTCTGGTAGTGACCATGAGGATGAGgtggaggaagaggaagaagagacTGATGCTGTGGGAGAGTTGAACCATAAAGAGTGGTCTGGATCAAATGCCAAAGATTGTGATTCACGGTTCAATGTAGCaaatggatttgaagagtCACCAtatcaattgaaggagTGGACAGCCCAAACTTATTACCAACCCTTTCAATCAGAATCTGTCAAGCCTGTAATATTTATCGCACACCATGGGGCCGGCTCTAGTGGGTTAACTTTCACATTGCTTGCCAAAGAATTGGTTAGCATCTCCAAGGATTCCCAAATTAATTCTGGAGATGAATTGGACATACCGGGATTCTTTTGCTTTGATATGAGAGGACATGGTCAATCAAAGTTTGTTGAGACAGTGGAATCCAAAGATTATTCCATTCAAACACTATGTGTCGATTTCATCAGcattttgaatgaattcTTTGCTAGGAATGAATTCGATACTGTCAAATGTAGACCTAGtatatttttcattggTCACTCCCTTGGTGGATCAATACTGaccaaaattttgaaagaggatATGATTGAAAACCAGTTCATCAAAGATTGCATCAAAGGATTAGTTCTCCTAGATATTGTGGAAGAAATTGCTGTGAAGGCTTTAGACGGGATGCAAGGCTATATCGATCATAGACCAAAGTCATTTGCTTCCCTATCAGATGCCTTACAGTGGCATTTAGATTCTGGGTTACTACATAATGAGGAATCAGGGCTTATTTCTATCCCTTTTCTATTTTCTaaaagagaaactgaaGGCTCTCCGGTATATGAATGGGTGACAGACCTCAAGTCTACAAAACCATACTGGAAAGGATGGTTTACAGGGCTGTCCAATGGGTTTATTACgatatcttcaagaattgCCAAAATGCTAGTCTTATCAAATCATGAAAACCTAGATAAGTATCTCACCATTGGTCAAATGCAAGGTAAGTTTCAATTAGTGGTTTTCCGGAATCAGCAAAACTCACAGTTTGGACATTTCATACATGAAGACATTCCAAACAAAGTAGCATACTCCATACTAGATTTCGTCGATAGAAATGACTTCACCCGTCCGAAGTCAGTTTTGCATCACGATGAGGGAACTTCTCAAAGAGAGCTCATACAGAAACTAAACGCCAAATGGGGTGTTAAAAATTAA
- a CDS encoding Glutamine-dependent NAD(+) synthetase — MPHYITLATCSLNQWALDFEGNRDRILQSIKEAKEAKASLRVGPELEISGYGCLDHFLENDTYLHSWEMYASILQNESTHGILLDIGLPIMHKNRRYNCRILSYDGKILLIRPKIFLANDGNYREMRYFTPWLQPQYVEEFVLPRLLQKITGQITVQFGDAVISTLDTCIGAETCEELFTPQAPHIAMALDGVEIVANSSGSHHELRKLNTRMDLITEATTKCGGIYLYSNQKGCDGDRLYYDGCALIVVNGKVLAQGSQFSLKDVEVITATVDLEDVRSYRNMISHGLQSRSTPVYERVHAAIELSPDSKSFDPTIVPTSPREIRYHLPEEEIAFGPACWLWDYVRRCKGSGYFVPLSGGIDSCATSVIVFSMCTLVVKEALEGNEQVIRDAQLVANMPEGWIPETPQELCNKIFHTCYMGTTNSSIETRARSRDLAARIGSYHVDLNMDSVVTALVSLFEVVTGRKPVFKVFGGSQIENLALQNIQARLRMVLAYLFAQLLPWTRGRTNTGGLLVLGSANVDEQLRGYLTKYDCSSADVNPIGGISKTDLISFIKFSINRFDLPILRDFVDATPTAELEPITDTHVQSDEADMGMSYEELSIFGRLRKVNKCGPYSMFIKLLHEWSPRLTPEEIGTKVKRFWWFYAVNRHKQTVSTPSYHAEQYSPDDNRFDLRPFLIDPSFSWARKKIDQVVETLEKNNTSQLDTMTVD; from the coding sequence ATGCCGCATTATATTACTTTAGCAACTTGCTCTTTGAATCAATGGGCTTTAGACTTTGAAGGGAATAGGGATAGGATTCTCCAGAGTATTAAGGAGGCCAAAGAGGCCAAAGCTTCTTTACGAGTGGGACCTGAATTGGAGATCTCTGGTTACGGGTGCCTGGATCATTTTCTTGAGAACGACACTTATTTGCATTCCTGGGAAATGTATGCTTCTATACTTCAGAATGAGTCAACTCATGGAATTCTTTTGGATATCGGCTTACCAATAATGCACAAGAATAGACGTTACAACTGTCGTATCCTATCCTATGACGGAAAAATTTTGTTGATCCGCCCCAAGATATTTTTAGCTAATGACGGCAATTACAGAGAAATGAGATACTTTACGCCTTGGTTACAGCCGCAATACGTTGAAGAGTTTGTTCTTCCCAGATTACTACAAAAGATCACGGGCCAAATAACAGTTCAATTCGGAGACGCCGTtatttcaactttggataCTTGTATTGGTGCGGAAACTTGCGAAGAGCTGTTTACTCCGCAAGCTCCTCATATTGCTATGGCCTTGGATGGGGTTGAAATTGTTGCAAATTCTAGTGGTTCCCACCATGAGTTGAGAAAACTGAATACCAGAATGGATCTTATTACAGAGGCTACTACCAAGTGTGGTGGAATATATTTGTATTCCAATCAAAAAGGCTGTGATGGTGATAGATTGTACTATGATGGTTGTGCACTTATTGTTGTCAATGGCAAAGTCCTAGCTCAAGGTTcccagttttctttgaaagatgtGGAAGTAATAACTGCCACTGTGGATTTAGAAGATGTCAGGTCCTATAGAAACATGATTTCACATGGTCTACAAAGTCGCTCTACTCCTGTTTACGAAAGAGTTCATGCTGCTATTGAGTTATCTCCAGATTCAAAGAGTTTTGACCCCACCATCGTACCAACATCGCCTCGTGAGATAAGATACCATCTTCCAGAGGAAGAGATTGCATTCGGACCTGCTTGCTGGTTGTGGGACTATGTGCGAAGGTGTAAAGGTTCAGGTTACTTTGTCCCGTTGAGTGGTGGAATAGACAGTTGTGCCACATCAGTGATTGTCTTTTCAATGTGCACTCTTGTAGTAAAAGAAGCATTAGAAGGAAACGAACAAGTTATACGAGATGCTCAGCTGGTTGCTAACATGCCAGAAGGTTGGATTCCTGAGACCCCTCAAGAGCTTTGCAATAAGATCTTCCATACTTGTTATATGGGTACTACCAACTCATCTATAGAGACTAGAGCAAGATCCAGAGATCTTGCAGCCAGAATTGGATCTTATCATGTTGATTTGAACATGGATTCAGTGGTCACTGCATTAGTCAGCCTCTTTGAGGTAGTAACAGGCAGAAAACCGGTGTTCAAAGTATTTGGTGGTAgtcaaattgaaaacttggcccttcaaaatattcaagCCCGATTAAGAATGGTTTTAGCTTACCTTTTTGCCCAGTTGCTACCTTGGACTAGGGGTAGAACAAACACTGGTGGTTTGTTGGTTTTGGGAAGTGCCAACGTGGATGAGCAGCTTCGAGGTTATTTGACCAAGTATGATTGTTCATCTGCAGATGTAAATCCAATAGGAGGAATTTCTAAGACTGATCTCATTAGTTTCATTAAGTTTTCTATAAACCGGTTTGATCTGCCTATACTTCGGGATTTTGTTGACGCTACACCCACAGCAGAATTGGAACCAATTACCGACACTCATGTACAATCAGATGAAGCCGACATGGGAATGAGTTATGAGGAGTTGtctatttttggaagactCAGAAAGGTCAACAAATGTGGTCCTTACTCCATGTTTATTAAGTTGCTGCACGAATGGTCTCCTCGTCTGACACCAGAAGAAATAGGCACCAAAGTAAAACGGTTTTGGTGGTTCTATGCAGTCAACAGGCATAAGCAAACAGTTAGCACACCTAGCTACCATGCTGAACAGTATTCTCCAGATGATAACAGATTTGACCTCAGACCATTTTTAATCGATCCAAGCTTCTCTTGGGCTagaaaaaagattgatcaaGTAGTGGAgactttggagaagaacAATACATCTCAACTAGATACCATGACCGTTGATTAA
- a CDS encoding Integral membrane protein of the early Golgi apparatus and endoplasmic reticulum produces the protein MILQLLSYVGIVSGFVSITLAIASGLYYLSELVEEYTEFTRRLIGRLIIAIVGVFLLLLFLDGFPIKLSIFSLLTYYIYYKNLKTFPFIDLTGPVFVSSCILAVLNHYMWFQHFSNPYIPTIEERISPNYIPPHIPTFAEIASFFGICIWLVPFTLFISLSASENTLPSTLNDINRFDKKNDDTTRQRGVGLVKLAIGFAYETFYNFGRLLGYEWDPNQGRII, from the coding sequence ATGATCCTTCAGTTATTAAGTTATGTGGGCATAGTATCCGGGTTTGTATCAATTACGCTGGCAATTGCCTCTGGATTGTACTATCTTTCTGAGTTAGTAGAGGAGTACACCGAGTTTACGAGAAGATTAATTGGCAGACTAATAATAGCTATTGTTGGTGTATTCCTGTTATTGCTATTTCTAGATGGGTTCCCAATCAAGCTGAGcattttttctcttttgacGTACTATATCTACTACAAGAATTTAAAGACATTTCCGTTCATTGACTTGACTGGTCCCGTGTTTGTCTCGTCCTGCATACTGGCGGTGCTCAACCACTATATGTGGTTCCAACACTTCAGCAATCCATACATTCCAACAAtagaagaaagaatttctCCCAATTACATACCCCCACACATTCCAAcatttgctgaaattgCAAGcttttttggaatttgCATATGGTTGGTGCCGTTCACGTTATTCATTTCATTGAGTGCCAGTGAAAACACTCTGCCTTCCACATTGAACGATATCAATAGATTCGACAAAAAGAACGACGATACTACAAGACAGAGAGGAGTTGGACTAGTCAAATTAGCCATAGGTTTTGCTTATGAGACATTCTACAATTTTGGTAGGTTACTCGGGTATGAATGGGATCCAAACCAGGGTCGGATTATCTAA